The Bacteroidota bacterium genome has a segment encoding these proteins:
- a CDS encoding T9SS type A sorting domain-containing protein — translation MKWLNEGWAVYNEHLFLEKFYGDSTYRKRVRDNHDLVLRKAHVDDDSYLPVSGVPSEYTYGTTVYKKGGDMIHTLRYYMGDSLFFHCVKNYLADFAFQNATTAQLRDYLSQCSGINLNDYFNDWIYAPGFSHFSIEWKQTLATTGSGLLVNMLIRQRSNHTTHFYNNVPVKISYFDTQWNRTDEVVNVSGECTSHSSLLSFEPVYIALDFDQKLQDAISDEWKIIRNQGSYDFGTARTIVNVNSVSDSSLLRVEYNWVRPEPMKNRIEGLHLHDKHYWTFDGINLENLSANVRFDYYGNDNSLDAPFISNSEDSIIMLYRANSDSDWVFVDSFSVSPGSNLNDKLGYVTVYNIRKGQYTFGIYNSAVTDTSTKEGDCQFNSIVEAKIGDKAFKLFPNPSTDMVTIAFERNIFNRASIYNLVGRRFIEQIILPDSDHFNWQLSDMENGSYLVTLTAISGNRFSKILIKQ, via the coding sequence ATGAAATGGCTAAACGAAGGATGGGCAGTTTATAATGAGCATTTGTTTCTTGAAAAGTTTTATGGCGACTCAACTTACCGGAAGCGTGTTCGGGATAATCATGATTTGGTACTTAGAAAAGCACATGTTGATGATGATAGTTATTTACCGGTTAGTGGAGTTCCTTCGGAATATACTTATGGAACTACGGTTTATAAGAAAGGAGGAGATATGATTCATACCCTGCGCTACTATATGGGCGACTCTTTGTTTTTCCATTGCGTAAAAAACTATTTGGCAGACTTTGCTTTTCAAAATGCAACGACTGCTCAGTTGAGGGACTATCTCAGTCAATGCTCCGGTATTAACCTGAATGATTATTTCAATGATTGGATTTATGCTCCGGGCTTTTCCCACTTCTCCATTGAATGGAAACAAACACTTGCCACCACGGGCTCCGGTTTGTTGGTAAACATGCTGATTCGTCAACGCTCAAACCATACGACTCATTTCTATAATAACGTTCCGGTAAAGATTTCATATTTCGATACTCAATGGAATAGGACGGATGAAGTAGTAAACGTAAGCGGAGAGTGTACCTCCCATTCCTCGTTGCTTTCATTTGAACCAGTTTATATCGCCTTAGATTTTGATCAGAAGCTTCAAGATGCGATTAGTGATGAATGGAAGATCATCCGAAATCAAGGTAGTTATGATTTTGGTACGGCAAGGACAATTGTAAATGTCAATTCGGTTTCTGATTCCTCGTTGCTTCGCGTTGAATACAACTGGGTTCGCCCTGAACCGATGAAGAATAGGATTGAGGGGCTTCACCTGCACGATAAACACTATTGGACTTTCGATGGAATTAACTTGGAAAATCTTTCCGCAAATGTCCGCTTCGATTATTACGGCAATGACAATTCCCTTGATGCTCCCTTTATTTCTAATTCTGAGGATAGTATTATCATGCTGTACCGTGCTAATTCAGACAGCGATTGGGTGTTTGTAGATTCATTTTCAGTTTCCCCCGGTTCCAACCTGAATGATAAACTGGGATATGTCACTGTTTATAATATTAGGAAAGGTCAGTACACATTTGGTATTTATAATAGTGCAGTTACCGATACCAGCACTAAGGAAGGTGACTGTCAATTTAATTCTATCGTTGAAGCTAAAATTGGGGATAAAGCATTTAAACTGTTTCCTAATCCCTCTACCGATATGGTCACGATTGCTTTTGAAAGAAATATTTTCAACAGGGCTTCTATTTATAATTTAGTAGGGAGAAGATTTATAGAACAAATCATTTTGCCCGATTCAGATCACTTCAATTGGCAATTAAGTGATATGGAGAACGGAAGTTATTTAGTAACATTGACCGCTATTTCGGGTAACCGGTTCAGTAAAATTTTAATTAAACAATAA
- a CDS encoding 3-hydroxybutyryl-CoA dehydrogenase translates to MKKVSVIGAGTMGNGIAHVFAMNGYSVNLVDVSEDSLKKAISTITKNLDRMVSKGTITEDAKAATLKNLSTHSGFTSCKDSDLVVEAATENVEIKLKIFKQLDELCQPSTILSSNTSSISITKIAAATKRPDKVIGMHFMNPVPVMKLVEVIRGYATSNETTNLVMETSRKLSKAPVEVNDYSGFVANRILMPMINEAIITLYEGVAGVAEIDTVMKLGLAHPMGPLQLADFIGLDVCLAIMRVLHEGLGNPKYAPCPLLVNMVTAGYLGVKTGEGFYNHTYGTKDLVVSSRFVK, encoded by the coding sequence ATGAAAAAAGTATCAGTTATAGGAGCGGGAACGATGGGGAATGGTATTGCTCACGTATTTGCCATGAATGGTTATTCAGTCAATCTGGTGGATGTTTCTGAAGATTCTTTGAAAAAGGCTATTAGCACGATTACTAAAAATCTGGACAGAATGGTTTCTAAAGGAACCATCACTGAAGATGCAAAGGCTGCTACACTTAAAAACCTGAGTACTCATTCTGGATTTACCTCCTGCAAGGATTCAGACCTCGTGGTTGAAGCCGCTACCGAAAACGTAGAGATCAAATTGAAAATATTCAAGCAATTGGATGAGCTGTGTCAGCCATCCACTATTTTATCTTCAAATACATCTTCTATTTCTATCACCAAAATCGCTGCAGCCACTAAGCGCCCTGATAAAGTCATTGGCATGCACTTTATGAATCCGGTGCCGGTCATGAAATTAGTGGAAGTTATCCGAGGCTATGCTACCTCAAATGAAACCACGAATCTGGTTATGGAAACTTCCAGAAAGCTTTCAAAGGCTCCTGTTGAAGTGAATGATTATTCGGGCTTTGTGGCCAATCGCATACTCATGCCGATGATTAATGAAGCGATTATTACGCTATATGAAGGCGTAGCCGGAGTGGCAGAGATTGATACCGTGATGAAACTTGGTCTCGCTCATCCGATGGGGCCATTGCAACTCGCCGATTTCATCGGGCTAGATGTTTGCTTAGCAATCATGCGCGTACTGCATGAGGGTTTGGGCAACCCTAAATATGCTCCTTGTCCTTTGTTGGTAAATATGGTTACTGCCGGGTATCTGGGCGTAAAGACCGGAGAAGGTTTCTATAATCATACCTACGGGACTAAGGATTTGGTAGTCAGTTCCCGTTTTGTAAAATAG
- a CDS encoding glycosyltransferase family 2 protein encodes MYNQKKVVVVLPAYNAEHTLEKTYREIPFDLVDDVILVDDASKDATVEVGKKLGIRHIIKHEKNKGYGGNQKTCYSKALEIGADIVVMLHPDYQYTPKLLTAMISIIGNDVYPVVFGSRILGGGALKGGMPLYKYIFNRMLTLTQNILIGEKLSEYHTGYRAFSKEVLNAIAIQQNSDDFVFDNQMVSQIFFKGFSIGEITCPTKYFEEASSINFSRSVTYGLGCIQVSLIHRLCKWGIMRSSLYN; translated from the coding sequence ATGTATAACCAAAAGAAAGTCGTGGTTGTTCTTCCGGCCTACAATGCTGAACACACTCTTGAAAAAACTTATAGGGAGATTCCATTCGACCTTGTTGACGATGTTATTTTGGTGGACGATGCCAGCAAAGATGCCACGGTTGAAGTCGGCAAGAAATTAGGAATCCGACATATCATCAAACACGAGAAAAATAAGGGTTATGGAGGCAATCAAAAGACTTGCTATTCAAAAGCTCTTGAAATAGGTGCAGACATTGTCGTGATGCTTCATCCCGATTATCAATACACGCCTAAACTTCTCACGGCGATGATCAGCATTATTGGCAACGATGTTTACCCGGTCGTTTTTGGTTCTCGTATCTTGGGAGGGGGAGCTTTGAAAGGAGGAATGCCTCTCTATAAATACATCTTCAATCGGATGTTGACCTTGACGCAGAATATACTAATCGGTGAAAAACTATCAGAGTATCATACCGGTTATCGGGCGTTTAGTAAGGAAGTTTTAAATGCCATTGCTATTCAACAAAATAGTGATGACTTTGTGTTTGATAACCAGATGGTTTCCCAGATATTTTTCAAAGGGTTTTCTATTGGGGAGATTACCTGTCCTACCAAATATTTTGAAGAGGCTAGTTCCATCAATTTTAGCCGGAGCGTTACTTATGGATTAGGTTGTATTCAGGTTTCCCTCATTCACCGACTATGCAAATGGGGGATTATGAGAAGTTCACTTTATAACTAA
- a CDS encoding TraR/DksA family transcriptional regulator has product MLDLNHRYSDKELKEFKDLIDKKLADAREELKNLKESLDNHTESQAGNKAWNMEEGTDTTEMEYLMNQISRQHQYIRNLELALIRIENKTYGICRITGKLIPKERLRVVPHATLSLEAKMTRKTDEGVAPAATLSTPPADFAEGFED; this is encoded by the coding sequence ATGCTCGACCTGAATCATCGCTACAGCGACAAAGAATTGAAAGAATTTAAAGATCTGATTGACAAGAAACTTGCCGATGCCAGAGAGGAATTAAAAAATCTGAAAGAGTCATTAGATAATCACACCGAAAGCCAAGCTGGCAATAAAGCCTGGAATATGGAAGAGGGGACTGATACGACAGAAATGGAGTATCTGATGAACCAGATTTCAAGACAGCACCAGTATATCCGCAATCTTGAATTGGCTCTGATTCGTATTGAGAACAAAACTTATGGCATTTGCAGAATAACAGGCAAACTCATTCCGAAGGAAAGACTTCGTGTGGTTCCTCATGCTACTCTTAGCTTGGAAGCTAAAATGACCCGCAAAACCGATGAAGGAGTAGCCCCGGCTGCAACTTTAAGTACTCCTCCTGCTGATTTTGCAGAAGGTTTTGAGGATTAA
- a CDS encoding tryptophan-rich sensory protein, with protein sequence MIYRLFIFLVLNFGALVIGGLFTSSGVLSDWYAGLAKAPWTPPGWVFGSAWTTIMVFFAVYMALAWPVIENKNLLIGLFAAQWILNVAWNPTFFYFHHVLVGLLLISALTILVGFILFFYWPELKLKSALVLPYFIWLLIASSLNGYILLKN encoded by the coding sequence ATGATTTACAGACTTTTCATATTCCTTGTTCTCAATTTTGGGGCATTGGTTATCGGCGGGCTTTTTACTAGTAGCGGCGTTCTCTCTGATTGGTATGCCGGCCTTGCCAAAGCTCCTTGGACTCCTCCAGGTTGGGTCTTTGGCTCGGCCTGGACTACCATCATGGTTTTCTTTGCTGTTTATATGGCCTTGGCATGGCCGGTTATTGAAAACAAAAATTTACTGATTGGATTATTCGCCGCTCAATGGATATTAAATGTGGCATGGAATCCTACCTTCTTCTATTTCCACCATGTTTTGGTGGGACTTCTGCTAATTAGTGCGCTCACAATACTCGTTGGCTTCATCTTATTCTTCTATTGGCCTGAACTGAAACTCAAATCTGCTTTGGTTCTTCCCTATTTCATTTGGTTACTTATTGCCTCCTCTTTAAATGGCTACATTCTATTAAAGAACTAA
- a CDS encoding T9SS type A sorting domain-containing protein — MKKHLFFLGVSIFVSLAAVAQWAPVNYNQNMEVYSLHFINDTVGYAAGYHEVYKTADGGQNWAEIENSVFTNGPSGVWFITENVGFIIGSDGGGNPQVGKTINGGASWTKTSLPVGSMGFNDANKLFFFDQNTGYIVCRSGHIYKTTDQGVAWNELTSGTTDDLTSIYFPTPTAGYASLMNSGSLLKTINGGNSWSLVSLGQTVGVNDLYFTSADTGFLACSGSKILKTTDGGLNWSVFTFGTNDVFYAIEFTSDNMGYVAGSTGTIATTTNAGSTWVGGSGGITNLLYCMDFPSPQGYIGALGPPGKIIKSINGGGILSVAELNESNSISVFPNPASDIFSLNVTRDIKSDLILDIYNLMGTLVKTEIIKQNQQQINVGDLSNGIYLVEVKSKGFTANKKLIIQR; from the coding sequence ATGAAAAAACATTTATTCTTTTTAGGCGTTTCTATCTTTGTTTCTCTTGCCGCTGTTGCGCAATGGGCACCCGTGAACTACAACCAAAACATGGAGGTTTACAGCCTCCACTTTATCAACGATACAGTAGGGTATGCCGCTGGCTATCACGAGGTGTATAAAACTGCGGATGGTGGTCAAAACTGGGCCGAGATTGAGAACAGTGTCTTTACTAACGGGCCAAGTGGCGTGTGGTTTATTACCGAAAACGTCGGCTTCATTATCGGTTCTGATGGCGGCGGAAATCCACAAGTAGGCAAGACAATAAACGGTGGGGCATCATGGACAAAGACATCGCTCCCGGTGGGTAGTATGGGGTTCAATGACGCTAATAAACTTTTCTTTTTTGATCAGAATACAGGTTATATAGTTTGCCGCAGTGGTCATATTTATAAAACCACCGATCAGGGAGTGGCATGGAACGAGCTTACATCAGGCACTACTGATGATTTAACTTCTATCTATTTTCCTACACCAACCGCTGGTTATGCCTCGCTTATGAATTCCGGTTCGCTTCTTAAAACCATCAATGGCGGAAACAGTTGGTCACTGGTTAGCCTCGGCCAGACCGTTGGAGTTAACGACCTTTATTTCACCAGTGCAGACACTGGATTTCTCGCTTGCTCCGGTTCGAAAATTCTTAAAACGACAGACGGAGGACTCAACTGGAGTGTTTTCACATTTGGCACTAATGATGTTTTTTACGCCATTGAATTTACCAGCGACAATATGGGATATGTGGCAGGCTCAACGGGTACTATCGCCACCACTACTAACGCAGGCTCCACATGGGTTGGCGGTTCGGGCGGGATAACAAACCTGTTGTACTGCATGGATTTCCCATCTCCGCAGGGTTATATCGGGGCGCTCGGTCCTCCGGGAAAAATCATTAAATCTATCAATGGAGGTGGAATTCTTTCTGTGGCCGAACTAAATGAAAGCAATAGTATCTCTGTTTTCCCTAATCCGGCTTCTGACATTTTCAGTTTAAACGTTACCAGAGATATTAAATCAGACCTGATATTGGATATTTACAATCTAATGGGAACATTGGTCAAGACAGAAATTATAAAGCAAAATCAACAACAAATTAATGTTGGAGATTTGAGTAATGGAATCTATTTGGTTGAAGTTAAATCGAAAGGCTTTACGGCAAACAAAAAATTAATAATACAAAGGTAG
- a CDS encoding PorP/SprF family type IX secretion system membrane protein — protein MKKIAATALILFSLFSHISAQQTPIYSQIYFMRMLYNPALTAYNGTTNIYGFYREQWTGMPGHPVTRGAVGDISLWEDRIGTGIHVYNDNTDIIKRINVQAYYAQKITFAKDHRLSLGFSAGVQEVHVDFANARATDADDPNLLAASKGGVAFDLNVGLAYQWKKLTIGVAVPQVLNTKANITSGLKDSRFKNVRYFNFSASYEISLKNETWNIEPAVIAKYALKKTYQIEGNIMANYKRIGYLGVGYRMDYGMSFIAAARISKAVTIGYSYEYPLMGKVKYADTKGTHEVIVGVHFNQWMNKKEKEEVNPKLDLIDSLLIAQEEMKKSLDSAWQAIDSLEFAKMEQEQKIAEQYEKLLDQDEKNQELTGQLNKVQSEMNEKLDNAVKDYQQMTKDKPLVDFPATVDKSTKSTKGSIYRLNKVEFDKNSSYMNRASYTELDKVAEFMTLNPNTNIRINGHTDNIANANYNQWLSDRRAKRVYDYLLEKGLPADRMTYFGFGLRAPIADNNTEQGRALNRRVEIEITK, from the coding sequence ATGAAAAAGATAGCCGCAACTGCACTGATCCTTTTTTCTCTTTTCTCACACATTAGTGCGCAGCAAACCCCAATATACAGCCAGATATACTTTATGCGCATGTTGTATAATCCCGCATTGACGGCGTATAACGGAACGACCAATATTTACGGTTTCTATCGCGAACAATGGACGGGAATGCCCGGCCATCCCGTAACCAGAGGCGCTGTGGGAGACATCAGCCTTTGGGAAGACCGGATAGGTACCGGCATTCATGTTTATAATGACAATACCGACATTATTAAACGGATAAATGTTCAGGCATATTATGCCCAGAAAATAACTTTCGCAAAAGATCACCGCCTGTCACTCGGATTCTCCGCAGGTGTTCAGGAAGTTCATGTTGACTTTGCCAACGCCAGAGCCACCGATGCAGACGACCCTAATCTGCTCGCTGCTTCTAAGGGCGGGGTAGCTTTTGATTTAAACGTAGGCCTGGCCTACCAATGGAAAAAGCTGACTATCGGAGTGGCGGTGCCCCAAGTGCTCAACACCAAAGCCAATATCACCTCCGGTCTTAAAGATAGCCGGTTTAAGAACGTTCGATATTTCAACTTCTCAGCCAGTTATGAAATCAGTTTGAAAAATGAAACCTGGAATATCGAACCAGCCGTCATTGCCAAATACGCACTCAAAAAGACCTATCAGATTGAAGGAAACATCATGGCCAACTACAAGCGCATTGGCTATCTGGGAGTAGGCTATAGAATGGATTACGGCATGTCATTTATAGCGGCTGCGCGAATCAGCAAAGCAGTTACCATCGGCTATTCCTATGAATATCCACTGATGGGGAAAGTAAAATATGCAGACACTAAAGGAACACATGAAGTCATCGTTGGTGTTCATTTCAATCAATGGATGAATAAAAAAGAGAAGGAAGAAGTGAATCCTAAACTCGATCTTATAGACAGCCTCTTGATTGCACAGGAAGAGATGAAAAAAAGTTTAGACAGCGCTTGGCAAGCTATTGATTCGCTTGAATTTGCCAAGATGGAGCAAGAACAAAAGATTGCTGAACAATACGAGAAACTCTTAGATCAAGACGAAAAGAATCAGGAATTAACCGGTCAACTGAATAAAGTGCAGAGCGAGATGAACGAAAAGTTGGATAATGCCGTGAAGGATTATCAGCAAATGACCAAAGATAAGCCCTTAGTAGATTTCCCCGCTACGGTTGATAAGAGCACCAAGTCAACGAAAGGAAGTATCTATCGCTTAAACAAAGTCGAATTTGACAAAAACAGCAGCTACATGAATCGCGCATCTTATACTGAATTAGATAAAGTGGCAGAGTTTATGACGCTGAATCCAAACACGAATATTCGCATTAACGGTCACACCGATAATATCGCCAATGCGAACTATAACCAGTGGCTATCAGACCGCCGTGCCAAACGGGTTTATGATTATCTATTAGAAAAAGGCCTACCGGCCGACAGGATGACCTATTTTGGTTTTGGTTTAAGAGCGCCTATTGCTGATAATAATACAGAACAAGGCCGGGCATTGAATCGCCGGGTTGAAATAGAAATCACCAAATAA
- a CDS encoding gliding motility-associated C-terminal domain-containing protein, translated as MSQQFKSNGAVLRFKRSICKRSIYWVLFLFISSFSFVGSLSAQPCIDPVVDLGPDIVQCGGRIQLDALNTGADYLWSDASTGQTLNIGMSGTYSVTVTNQPNCSASASINITINPVPVVDLGADIHHCSNTFRDILFVAIPETFYSWSTGETTQQIAVTSTGNYSVTVTNSDNCTASDELAISVDPSPTVSLGDDITTCATSVRLMGGAFESYSWSTGASANFVVVNSSGTYRLTVSNTFHCTASSSVNVLFQSSPQLGADMADTICPFTTTDLTNYFVTSGLSVSYLHTDFIPVATPHTVADGNYLVVVSNVYGCSDTGLITISLHNKPNLGVDKSDSICPGYAYDLTTLYPNSSYSTYLWNVSKPDSVFSGIYTLMVSNSDGCFDTATAIITNKQQPIVTLNMPANICYNEPTFTLTGGSPPGGIYYINGRMDSLFNTVQIGLSSPLRIVYVYTNASGCTDSAETTVTIRPQPFITTVLPPSLCLTSTPIDLDDYFDISAGNSPGSHHYSGLGVSDHFFYPVLVPKSSPLSITDIYIDIYGCIDTSTYAVTVLDPVNVTMISSIASRSICEGQSVTLTASGADTYEFFLNGKSTGEPTSNPSYSTNSLQDKDIVVVVGRNDCSTDTSEPVSYDVHALPIVEAGPDSTISLGMSIQLSGDARGNDLVIYEWKPTTHLNFPSLPNPTFNGSESTLFYLYATDAYSCTGYDSVLINVVVPDSIELPNVITPDGDGKNDTWKVHPRVNLEGSNLIIFNRWGTKVYEAESYNNDWGGNQQKRRETSRRHLLLCVPRSLSKQPHLPRRY; from the coding sequence ATGAGTCAGCAGTTTAAGTCTAACGGCGCTGTTTTGCGCTTCAAAAGGAGTATTTGTAAACGTAGCATCTACTGGGTGCTTTTCCTATTTATTAGCAGCTTTTCATTCGTTGGCTCGTTAAGCGCGCAGCCATGTATTGATCCGGTGGTAGATTTGGGGCCAGACATAGTGCAATGCGGTGGCAGGATTCAGTTAGATGCCTTGAACACAGGGGCCGACTATCTATGGTCCGACGCTTCTACCGGGCAAACTCTGAATATTGGGATGTCGGGCACCTATAGCGTAACCGTTACCAATCAGCCTAATTGCAGTGCTTCAGCGTCTATCAATATTACCATCAACCCGGTTCCGGTTGTTGATTTAGGTGCCGACATTCATCACTGTTCCAACACCTTTCGCGATATACTTTTCGTGGCTATTCCTGAAACATTCTATTCCTGGTCAACCGGAGAGACGACTCAACAAATTGCAGTAACCAGTACGGGCAACTATTCGGTAACCGTAACGAATAGCGATAACTGCACCGCCTCCGATGAATTAGCTATTTCTGTAGATCCTTCGCCCACGGTGAGCCTAGGAGATGATATAACCACTTGTGCCACATCGGTAAGGCTGATGGGAGGTGCTTTCGAAAGCTATTCGTGGTCAACCGGAGCTTCAGCCAATTTTGTAGTTGTTAATAGTTCCGGCACTTACCGACTGACCGTTAGCAATACCTTCCACTGTACGGCATCTTCTTCAGTAAATGTCCTTTTTCAATCATCTCCCCAACTTGGCGCTGATATGGCAGACACTATCTGTCCGTTTACCACAACAGACCTCACCAACTATTTTGTCACCTCCGGTTTATCGGTTAGCTATCTTCATACTGATTTTATACCCGTAGCTACTCCTCATACGGTGGCAGATGGAAATTACTTAGTCGTTGTTTCCAATGTATATGGCTGCTCGGACACCGGGCTGATTACTATTAGCCTTCATAATAAACCTAATCTGGGTGTAGATAAGAGTGATAGTATTTGTCCTGGCTACGCTTATGACTTAACAACTTTATATCCCAATTCAAGCTATTCAACCTATCTATGGAATGTATCAAAACCGGATTCCGTTTTTTCGGGAATTTATACGCTGATGGTGTCCAATTCTGATGGCTGCTTTGATACGGCTACTGCAATTATCACGAATAAGCAACAGCCAATTGTTACCTTAAACATGCCCGCTAATATTTGCTATAACGAACCAACATTTACCTTAACCGGTGGTTCGCCACCGGGAGGTATTTATTATATAAACGGACGAATGGATAGCCTTTTTAATACCGTTCAGATAGGCCTGTCTTCCCCATTACGTATTGTCTATGTTTATACCAATGCTTCGGGCTGTACCGACTCTGCCGAAACAACCGTGACGATTCGCCCGCAACCCTTTATCACCACCGTCCTCCCCCCCTCTTTATGTCTGACCTCTACCCCCATTGACCTGGATGATTATTTTGATATTTCTGCCGGAAACTCACCGGGTTCACATCATTATAGCGGCTTGGGAGTCAGCGACCATTTTTTCTATCCGGTGCTGGTGCCCAAATCATCCCCGCTTTCTATAACCGATATATACATTGACATTTATGGATGCATAGACACTTCTACCTATGCTGTGACGGTACTCGATCCGGTCAATGTTACTATGATTTCATCCATCGCATCTCGCTCTATTTGCGAAGGACAAAGCGTTACTTTAACCGCCTCGGGAGCTGATACTTATGAGTTTTTTCTGAATGGAAAATCAACTGGCGAGCCTACTTCAAATCCATCTTATTCCACCAATTCACTTCAAGATAAGGACATCGTGGTGGTGGTAGGAAGAAATGACTGCTCTACCGATACTTCCGAGCCTGTTTCTTATGATGTACATGCTCTGCCTATCGTTGAAGCCGGACCGGATTCTACTATTTCACTCGGAATGTCCATTCAGTTGAGTGGCGATGCAAGGGGTAATGATTTGGTCATTTATGAATGGAAGCCGACCACTCATTTGAATTTTCCGAGCCTTCCCAATCCAACTTTTAATGGTTCGGAATCCACTTTGTTTTATCTGTATGCCACCGATGCTTATAGTTGTACGGGATATGATAGCGTTCTGATAAATGTCGTGGTGCCTGATTCTATTGAACTCCCCAACGTGATTACTCCCGATGGCGATGGCAAAAACGATACTTGGAAAGTTCATCCACGAGTGAATTTGGAAGGCTCCAATCTCATCATCTTCAATCGTTGGGGAACCAAGGTTTATGAGGCAGAAAGCTATAACAACGATTGGGGCGGGAACCAACAAAAGCGGAGAGAAACTTCCCGACGGCACCTACTATTATGTGTTCCGCGTTCCCTCTCAAAACAACCACATCTACCGAGGCGCTATTAA
- a CDS encoding DUF4412 domain-containing protein translates to MKNTLFTVFACLFINLFTTAQSKITEGKVVYSVTLPEAKKGDENALAMAMGKEQVIYFKGDRSRIETKTSMGDVVVLNNRADGSMYTLMNLMGKKIAMKMEEGDMEAVKASLHPEDNDKAKEPEVKLTSETKKIADYKCKKALVTYPSENGEKVQGEVWYTDQIGFSGPREFKIKGIEGFPMEFSYNARGISVKMTCTSVESVPVKDDKFQIPDDYTIKTMMEMMSDGMGFR, encoded by the coding sequence ATGAAAAATACGCTCTTTACAGTCTTTGCCTGCCTGTTTATCAATTTGTTCACGACAGCTCAAAGCAAGATAACCGAAGGCAAGGTTGTTTATTCTGTTACGCTACCGGAAGCAAAAAAGGGCGATGAAAATGCCTTGGCTATGGCTATGGGAAAGGAGCAAGTAATTTATTTCAAAGGCGATCGGTCTCGCATCGAAACAAAAACATCCATGGGCGATGTAGTCGTTTTAAACAATCGCGCCGATGGAAGTATGTATACCCTCATGAACCTGATGGGAAAGAAAATAGCTATGAAAATGGAAGAGGGAGATATGGAGGCTGTGAAGGCTTCTCTTCATCCTGAAGACAATGACAAGGCGAAAGAACCGGAAGTGAAACTGACTAGCGAAACAAAAAAGATTGCTGACTATAAATGCAAAAAGGCGTTAGTCACTTATCCTTCGGAGAACGGAGAGAAGGTGCAGGGAGAAGTTTGGTACACCGACCAAATTGGTTTTTCAGGCCCTCGCGAGTTTAAGATAAAAGGAATTGAGGGCTTCCCTATGGAGTTCAGCTATAATGCGCGTGGAATATCTGTAAAAATGACCTGTACCAGTGTAGAGTCTGTCCCCGTTAAAGACGACAAGTTTCAGATACCAGATGACTATACCATCAAAACCATGATGGAGATGATGAGCGACGGCATGGGATTTCGCTAA
- a CDS encoding SCO family protein — translation MVGACQQSDKLPVYGNKQAVTSNSGSGVSVDSVDYTIPNFSMTDQDGKNISNKTIEGKIHIADFFFTSCPSICPKMMAEMLKVYEKYKSNPEIVILSYTIDPARDTVGKLKSYGAKLGGIETSKWHLLTGDKDSIYQLAGSYLVSAAEDPDAPGGHIHSGSFILVDKQKRIRGYYDGTNPESVAKLMDEIDQLLKEK, via the coding sequence ATGGTTGGAGCCTGCCAACAATCAGATAAGTTACCGGTATATGGAAACAAACAAGCAGTAACAAGCAATAGCGGATCTGGTGTATCGGTGGATAGTGTTGATTATACCATTCCAAATTTCTCGATGACCGACCAAGATGGGAAGAATATAAGCAACAAAACTATAGAAGGCAAAATTCATATCGCCGATTTCTTTTTCACCTCCTGTCCAAGTATCTGTCCGAAAATGATGGCCGAAATGTTGAAGGTATATGAAAAGTATAAGTCGAATCCAGAAATCGTGATTCTCTCCTATACTATAGACCCGGCGCGTGATACTGTGGGAAAACTCAAATCGTATGGAGCCAAGCTAGGGGGTATAGAAACTAGTAAGTGGCACTTATTGACCGGCGACAAAGATTCTATCTATCAGCTTGCCGGAAGTTATCTCGTCAGCGCTGCCGAAGATCCTGATGCTCCGGGCGGGCATATTCACAGCGGCAGTTTTATTTTGGTAGATAAACAAAAAAGGATTCGGGGCTACTACGACGGGACCAATCCCGAAAGTGTTGCTAAGTTGATGGATGAAATAGATCAGCTTTTAAAGGAAAAATAA